A stretch of DNA from Sander lucioperca isolate FBNREF2018 chromosome 8, SLUC_FBN_1.2, whole genome shotgun sequence:
GCTCAAAGTGGGATGACTCTAAGTTCTCAAAGTTTGTATTGAACAAAGTGTCCATCAGGGTAGACTTTCCGATACCAGTCTCACCTAGAGCCAGAAAAAGATGGGACACAGTTATAATAGCACAACAAAATAGAATCAACCACAAACAATTGTATGTTCTTGGAATCAAGTATTCTGTCATATGAATAAGAATATCGATATCGCAGAAATACCGTGAAATATCATGACATTACTTTAGGGCCATGTTGTCCACCCCTAATCAAAAGGCACTCTAGCTAAGGAGTATGAGGAAAGGAGCTAGAATATCAGACAGACCTAAGCAATGGCAGTGAATTGAGGTGGTCAAGTCAaacaatgtgtatgtgtgcatgagaGTGAGAGAAGAAAGTATTCAAGTAGTAGCATCCCGTGTGTGTCAGGAGTTTCGGTAAGGGTGTGTAGGTGTGtagtgtttatgtatgtgttatCGTGTATGAAAACGTACCAATGCAGAGAATATTAAAACAGAAGCCCTGGCAGATGGACTTGTTGACAAGCTGATCTGGGAGGCTGTCAAAGCCCACATGGCCTGCCAGGGACAGGGGCCGGACTCCTTGACCCTGAGGAAGAAATTGCACAAACAGATCATTATCAAGATGCTGCAGCCATTTTCTCCTCAAATAAGAAAAAGTGATGCCCCGGAAAAGTGTGATTATTACGGCAGGATAGATAAAATATCAACTATTAGGCATTGTTCACTCGCAAGCCAAGACCCTCCAGCTTCACACATTTAAATGTTGTTGTAAGGATGCACAATAATGAAGATTTGGGCATGATTTGTTAACCAATCCATACCATAGGCCAAGTTTTGCGGAGCTGATGGAGAGCGATTGGAGAGGTCTGCGCCTTTTAGAATTCACCTGGTTATGACCAGGTACAATTTGATGACGTAGGGAAATTCCTCATGATTAACCTCCATCGTTTGATCATTTTAAACTATGTTGTCTATGTGAGAACACCAACACGTTCACACAAGTGTCGACAACGTGTTTATTTTAGGCTAGATGTCTTGATTAGAGTAACTACGTGAACGCCAAATTTCATTCAAAAATGTAGCGATTTAGTGGCGCTCATCGAGCTAACGTTACAAAGCTTACCAGTAACACTTCTGCAATTTTGTGCTAGTAGCTGTAGCACATTAATGCTTGGATCTAAATTAATGCTTCGATCTGAATACATACGAAACACTACTGAGAATGATATAAACGCCTCAAAAacaatacacaaggtaatggaCTTGCCCTTTAACCGTGCAGCAAACACTATTTTGTAAACTTTTGACTGCGCAGTGTTAGCCAGGATAGCTCACCCCGCCGAGTATTTTGGTGAAGATGAAACACGGAATTCCTGTTGAAAAGTTGAATATTAAAGTCGAAAAGTCACACTTTGGGTTCTGGATGTATGTCGACGTGAGGGGcagatattgtttttgttttctacaCTGTGTGTAAGTTACTTTGAACTGCCATGTTTTCAATAACTTTAACAGAAAGTAGGTAACGTTATCGGGCTAGCGGTGGCTAACTTAATGATAGCCCCGGACACTCCCTGCTCAACTGCCAGGAACACTGTAACTTGTCAaccacatataaaaaaaatactaaccGGCTGCCGAGCAACATCTGTAGAAGCCATTATTTTAGCCAGAAGTTAATAAATTCAGAAATAATTAGACAAAACTAACTAAagaccaacttttttttttttaagaacccTGATCAGGACCGCCTCACTGGGTTTACTGTCGACAACTAGGCAGACTAGACTACTCAATACAAGATAAGAATGAGGTTAGAACTATAGTTTGTACATTTGCTTTAAAACTAAATTCTACAAATGAAGGCAACCTGTCACGAAAGTTCAAACATTTAACTCTGTCGAGGAGTAAAATACACGACAATTGTCAGAAAATGTAGCCAAACAATGATGATTTACTGCAGCAATACACCCACCCACCCCTTCTTTGTATAATGGTACAGCGCAACATTTTGGAGTCGCTCTCATGGCATGTTGCAGACTGTCAGAAAAATCGTAAAGCCAAAAACAGCGTAACATCTACATCCAGCAGCTGGATGTTTTAGATGGCTATGAGATTTGACGTCAGATAATTCAAAAGGAACAAcgataataaaacaaaaaatgtaaaatacattGGTAGGCCTGATGAGTGACATTTGAAGAACATGCTGTCTTTTACTCAGATTTAGAGTAAAATTGGCTGATTGCTATCATAACGTCGCATGCTGTGTTAGCTAAACATTATGTAACCTACATTATCACTTTGTTTAGCCTAAATTTTGGTTGCCATGGACTATGGCGAATTTGTCTCGTATGTGTTCACCGTATACTAAAGTATATGGTGTTGATGATGTTAAAATGGACTATCAACAGTCATAGCTAACTAGTCATCCAATACAGGTCCGAATTATACTACCACTTCTTTCTCACaccatcactcacacacagtcgACCCTTAAAATAAAACCACATTCTTAAATAATCTGACTACTTTTACtcacagactgtataaaatagctTGTACTACATGGTAGATTTTACTAATAGTTGGTATAGTTTAAGTTTACGAGGAGCACGGGAACGCAGCACGATTTTTTTGCAGTGGTAAACGTTTGCATGGTGTTTCTGCTCCAGTTACGTGCTACCCACAGACTGGTGCGACCCCTATCTGCCAGAGCTCGACACTCCccatggaggagaggaggagaagaagatgcTGTCACCCCTCGTCACCGACCTAAGTATTTTGACAGTTGCGTGAACATGCAGTCATTTTGAAACGTCCCTGTGTAACTTATTCAACTATCGTTGCGCTCTGTTTGGGTCGTTCAGGATGACAATGGCGTCCCAGTGCACGGAGCAAGCCGTGCAGGAGTTCCtgatggagagaggagggagggtcCAACAGATGGAGCTGATCGATCATTTCCTATCAGTTTCGGGACAAAATGACCAGTCAAAGGAAGGGGTGGATCGCGAGGCGCTAAAATGCATCGTTAACAACGTGGGTTTTGTAAAGGTGGAAAACGGCGtgacatttgtttgtttaaacaCAGAAGGCAGCGCGGAGTCGGTGATGCGTACGGACGCAGGCGGCCACGATCATGTGGAGTGCAACGGTAATATCCAGGAGACACTGGACAACAGCTATGTAAACGGCAACCCTGACAACGGAGACCAAACAGGTGAGGGATATCATATACGCACTTTGTGTTGATGCTAGTGATTTATTTGTCATGTTCAACGCAAAATCCTGTTTCTCTATATAACCTATATGCAATATTTGGCTAAAACAATAACGTTctacttgtttatttatttgcgTGGGTTGTATTGTCCCACAGCACTGGCTATCCATTGTTTTTGAAGGCCAATACATAGGTATGTAGCTTAAACTGAAGTTGTCATAATCCAATGATCAGGGTCTTTCATGTTGACCTCTATCTTGCcaaaaatacaacaataataataataataataataaataagggTAATGATAACACAAAGTGATAACAAGACTAGCCTTAGGCATAGCTGTGGGGATTACAGTGGAAAGGTTGTTTTAGAGTCTATTCAGGTTAAGATAGTACCACTCCATCATACAATGCCAGAGCTGGAtgacataaaacaaaaaaaaaaaacatgtccaaTGGTTCCACAGAAGCATCCAGCTTTTTGGCTGCCAGCATGGACAATGGCACACCATCTAATGGCAATGAGCAACCTGCAGCCTCCTTCCAGAATAATAAGACCAGTACAGCGACTCCTACCTCTGGTGGAGGAGGGGAGGTGAAGCTGAGGGAGAGGAGAAGGCGGGAGTCGGCCCCAGTCATTGGGGTGGCAGATCTGGACCAGGCTCACCCTGCAGGGTCCCACAACCAGCAGGTGAGAGGGGCCCGCAGGGTGTCCAAAGGGTCCCAGCGGGCCTTGCTGACCAGCTGTCTATCTGAAGACAGCGCCTTTGAAGGGCTGGAACCTGTTGGAGATATCAACACACCCAAGGGAAGTCGCAGGAACTTCATAGAGCTGATGATGAGTAGTTCTCCTCAGGTAGGATACTATGTTTCTCTGGCATGAAAAGGCTTCCAtgtagattattattattataggtcATCATTTTATATCTATGACAGCTTTACAAAGTTCTCTACAGGGCATAGCAGTTAAAACAAGTAACAATTTAAGCATGTAagaatttttttataaaaatgggCTTCAACCTGTAAAAACCACTGATTCATGGACCATGTTATATGTTTGGCCACACGTAAAGCATTACTGTAGCATCAGGTGTTTCACTTTTGGGTGTGCTCCAAAACCTGTATGGCACACAGTTGTCCATAGATGAAATTATAAGCAGGCTCCCCCGCCTTTGCTGCTGTGTAACTTGCATCATGGCTAAGAGCTCAGCCTTTGACAGCTGGCGGAAACCACCATTTAGGGTGTAACCAGAAATGCAATATTCATGAAATGTGACTCAACAGCAGCAGTTTTTTGTCTTCTGTAACTAAGAGACACAGTGATCATCAATCTAGCTTGCCTTAACTCTTTGGCAGGTTGACCTATGACCTCCTTTTAGTGATCATCATAAGGCATGAACCAACAAAATGGACTATTTCAAAACTGAATTCTTACTGTCAAAGATGTCTTTATACAATTAACATCAGTTTGATACTTTACTGTGATGAACAGTGGTGCTCAGTCAGTACCCTGGTATTTGGCCTACTTTTTGTTTAGCTGGTCTTCCacaaataacaataacatttgCATGTGGTTCTTTAAATGTGGAACATTTTAAGTGTTGTGAAACTGTTTTTTACATTGCCGTTGAGGTCCTTTTGAAGAACCATTTTAGCAGGGTATTGGCATCTTTATATCACCATAAAGCATTCTGCAGTGGTACAAAGCTaaacaaatactgtattttaaaggtAATACAAAAAAGTGTACGTAAAGTATGCACCTCTTTCATTCCTATGTTCTTCCCTTTGCAGGTTCGGAGGTCTCTGATCAACCGTGGTTCACGCCTCTGGGACTCAGTGAGGAGCGATGGAGATTCGGCATCGCTCCTCTCGTCAGCCACTGATGAGGACTGTGCCTCAGTGACCCTGGACCCGCTGGAACACGAGTGGATGCTGTGCGCCTCAGATGGCCTGTGGGAAAGCCTGCAGCCCTTGCTCGCTGTGGAACCTAGCCTAGTAGCCAAGAGAGACTTTGTGACTGGCTTTACCTGCCTCCACTGGGCGGCTAAGCAAGGCAAAGCTGAGCTGCTCTCCCAGCTGCTGGCCTTCGCCAAGGAGAACACTATACCTGTGAATGTAAATGTGAGATCAAGTGCTGGATACACACCGCTACACCTGGCAGCTatgcatggacacacacaggtgggttgtgtagatggtggtggtggtgtggtgTCATGTGTTACTCGTGCTCAGTAAAGCAGCAGATGATTGTATGTGCTCTGCCTGCCCCAGCTAGAGTCATTAAAGTTCCTCTTCAAAACAGAGTGAATGATctagaaaaaatatttaattcatTTGTTTCCACTGTTTTACACAAAATGAGTTGAAAAGGTGTGTGTTCTCAGTCATTAGTTTAGTGTGGGATGACAAACAAACTAGACCTTTCTAGACCAAACTTTCTTTTCAAGAAAGGTAAATTAATAGAATtttgaaacaagaaaacaagaaaaaggcAGATTGTAATTTGGCTTATAtcataactgaaaaaaaaactaaatgtaactgtaaatgAATCAGAGTTAGACTGAAAAGGCTAACTTCATCTGTTGTCCTTGGCCAGATAATAAAAAGGTAGTCTAAAAATAGGGTAATATCTTTTAAAATTCATATACACAACATAATAAATACGCACAAAATAGTACAGTACTGTATCGACCAATGAATAACACTACAGTATCACACATTTTAGATGGCTACAATCCTTACAAAATaaggaaaaacaaacaagcaaggatacagtgtttcctctatgttgattttgtagtggcggcccaccatggcaacatttctgccaccacggtatcagaaatagggctgtacaaaatgttttgtcgcggttgccttttaacTTATCCTGCTACTCACATTGCAGTTTTGTtcagacagacctgcccccactgctaaaaagaaatcctaaaggaaacactgaggATAGAAATAACCGTGGAGTGATCAAGACAGACAAGATGGCAGCAGAGCTGACAACTAGTATCATAATGTTGACATGCTTGATAATAGATGAGACACACTTTCATATGATGTAATTTACAGATGTACAGTATTGCTATCATAAATCTTACCAATAAGGCACCAGTACATATATGACAAGTAACAAGATTTCAGTATCTGAATATTTCCTCTCCACTGTGTGTATTAAATGTGCTGTGATTGACAGGTGGTCCGTGTGCTGCTGTCAGACTGGGAGGCAGACCCTGAGGCTCGAGACTACAGCGGGAGGCGAGCCATCCAGTACCTGTCGCCACCGCTGGCTGCTGACCTGCAGGAGGAGGGAGTGGTCACCTCACCCGGAGCTGAGACAGACAACGAAAACATAAACAGCGGCAGTAGCGGAGGGCGCGGCTGGCGATTTCCCAGGGTCCTCCAGGGCAATCTGAACCCACTGCGACTCCTGAACCCACCCGCTGAGGCAGCAGAGGACGGAGTCGTGACCGGGAGGACCAAGGGGGGCTTACAGAGGAAGTCGTCTCTGAGCCGGCTGAACGCCCGGCTGCACCGAGGACGCCACCGAGCCCAGATCATCCACAGCGCCTCCTTTAGGGACGCGGGCGAGGTGGGACGAGGAGAGGCGCTCCCCATGAGCCCTCTCCGAACCCGACCACTGTCCAACCTGTTTGGATAAAGTAACACAACTCTGAGGTACAAACCATGTGTTGATTTACAAAATGCAGTTTACTCACCTTTTATAAGCTGACAGGTCAGACATTTTTATGACCAAAATTAACAGCACACATTCTAATTTATAGTGTCACACTGATTTTGAGGTTTTATTATTATAGGATTTGATAACCACAAATGTCCGTTTCTCTAAAAATCTAACTTATTTTTGTTCCAGTTGCAGTTATTAGGCTTATCAAAGAGGGCAGGTCGCAGTTCATGTAGCATATTATTTGCTACAACAGTTCATTGAGTTAAACTGAACTACTGCTCTGTGAATTGCTTTTgaacttgttttttgttttagtggGTTTTTCTATAATGTTCTTAGGCTCTGTTTTTAGAGCAGGTAGCAAACATTACACAAgtttttttgggttttttttttttatactctaCGCTAGAACAATGttcacacaaatgcaaaagcaaCAGGCCGGATTTTTGTCAGGTTTTCACTTTAGATTTGACTCACAGTGGTGAGGGATTTGAGAACAGCACTTAGATTTGATTCCACACAGTTCTCCAAAATCTTGGTTTTGTTTTGCAGAGTAAAGTAATATATTCATAGAACTAATTTTATATATTTCAACCTCCTTTGACTGGGTGgtgctgtttttaaaaaatacatttctgtaatgtgaattattatttttaagtaCCAGATTTTAGTATTCAAAGATTCTTGTATGTACAACCACGTACAGTTATGTCATGTTTGCACTTGTCACTTTGAAGATAGTTTGTGATTATGGGAGGAAACTGCTCCAACTAAAACCATGACAGCTGTTATTGGTCCCATGTCATACATATACAGAAAGTTCATATTGTATACACAATATAAGAAGGTGATCAAATTGTTACACATTTTAGATGTTTAAATGCACTGTCTATATTAAGTGTACAAATGACAATTTGTAATTTGTCCCTATACCTTCCCTTTCAGTTGATCAATAGTCAAAACAACAAAGGCTGCCATGGCTTTAGTTAGATCCAAGTACTGTAAAGACACTTATCAGTTACACAGTAGGACTGTTCCACAGGGTGAAAGCACACGGAAGAACTGatgttgtttttctactgaCTATAATGTACCTCAAATCCTCTGAGCCTGGTCACTTGTTGTTACATTGCTTCTTTGTGGGGGAGTTTAAGCAGTATGGCCCTCTTTCTCTTTAATAAATTGCCTGTATTGCTCTAATCTTGCATGTACACAATCATTTGTTCATTAATCATGTCTGCGTCATCTGTGGATAAAGAGTATAGACCTGAAATGCTGTATGTTTAGCTGAGGAGCTCATTGACtttttgactgttttcccaaaTATGTGAACCTTGCTTATATCTGATTATTTAATAAACCACGCATCCTAGATTTCATGAATGTTCCCATAGTACTTTGTAGCATTTGTACTCAGATCATAGGGCTTCATATAATTGAATGGTTAACTCTTTTGATGTAGAAATGTATTGTACAAACCTACTTTGGTGTCACTTTTTCACATGCATGAACAGGGGAAATTCTGTGCACTGTTAATTTTGTCTGTAAGTCATtgtttctgtcttatttgtgaaatactgTGAAGTCATTATGTTGTGTGAATACACTGTTACTGAGCCACTATCATTGTGTCTCTTCCTTGAATATGAAATAAAGCAATAATGGTTTGCATAAAACTAAACCCCGTGCTCTGTATGCTATGGTTGTTCCAAGCAAACAGAGTATTTAGTAACATAGAATCAGTAACAGACAAATGATGGTCAGAGGTGTCACTATGTATACAATCATTAAATGCAACTAGAATGGACTGAATCTTCAAATTAAGTAGGCTATTTTGTTTGGCAGTCCTGCTGACACCAAGTGATTGTCCCTGTCTGGTGGTGCTGAATAATTGATGATCTGATGACCCCCCTGTGCCACCACTTACAGTACTTTATATCCACAGCTTCCTGTCCACAAGCTGCCCATGTAACACTGTGCCCAATATATTCACAGCCAGTCCTCATTTTGCacctgttctgtgtgtgtgtgtgtgtgtgtgtgtgtgtgtgtgtgtgtgtgtgtgtgtgtgtgtgtgtacttcaaTTGTTACAAGATCAAACAGCCTCGCAAGAATAATGAAATGTTTAGTGATCTAATCTGACCTTTAAGTCTGGTCTAGTTCGGGTCATATTTCTGAATAAATGCAAATTCACAACCTGCAGTTATAGGTTTTTCCAAGTTTCAT
This window harbors:
- the sowahca gene encoding ankyrin repeat domain-containing protein SOWAHC, whose translation is MTMASQCTEQAVQEFLMERGGRVQQMELIDHFLSVSGQNDQSKEGVDREALKCIVNNVGFVKVENGVTFVCLNTEGSAESVMRTDAGGHDHVECNGNIQETLDNSYVNGNPDNGDQTEASSFLAASMDNGTPSNGNEQPAASFQNNKTSTATPTSGGGGEVKLRERRRRESAPVIGVADLDQAHPAGSHNQQVRGARRVSKGSQRALLTSCLSEDSAFEGLEPVGDINTPKGSRRNFIELMMSSSPQVRRSLINRGSRLWDSVRSDGDSASLLSSATDEDCASVTLDPLEHEWMLCASDGLWESLQPLLAVEPSLVAKRDFVTGFTCLHWAAKQGKAELLSQLLAFAKENTIPVNVNVRSSAGYTPLHLAAMHGHTQVVRVLLSDWEADPEARDYSGRRAIQYLSPPLAADLQEEGVVTSPGAETDNENINSGSSGGRGWRFPRVLQGNLNPLRLLNPPAEAAEDGVVTGRTKGGLQRKSSLSRLNARLHRGRHRAQIIHSASFRDAGEVGRGEALPMSPLRTRPLSNLFG